One window of the Pyrinomonadaceae bacterium genome contains the following:
- a CDS encoding ribonuclease J, whose protein sequence is MANVLEIIPLGGIGEFGMNCTLLRYGDEMLVLDAGMGFPEESVYGVDICIPDFEILEQYRQEITAVILTHGHEDHLGALPYVLKKINVPVYASHFTLGLAESKLHEHGLLNDVLLHRVEPRDVVTIGSFTIEFIRASHSLIDCFHLAIKTPVGTIIHTGDYKVDETPVIGEPIDLRTLRRYGQEGVLALLSDSTNATVPGRTPSERAVIPAFEEIFAEAQGRIIVAAFASSIHRLQIVFDVAQQFDRKVCVLGRSMQKNVEIAERLGYLDLHDGMLISLNDAKNLPDNEIVLLVTGSQAEPRAALYQMATQLYKGITIEEGDTVVLSARIIPGNERAISKLIGHIYKRGANIIEEKRRLIHVSGHASQDDIRIMTEAVRPKFVVPIHGEYRMLFRHKEFVKNHLGYAEENIVLIENGDVLELDGERAVITDKKEIRRTFIDDSGFEEIEYDTVRERKKLAYEGMITLVVVINRETGELRSPPQIIAQGVRGFESSNGMTEDAQRVVTAALAGASKQTFQDASLLKEHVRVELKRFIQKETGARPVIVPVIQQV, encoded by the coding sequence GTGGCTAACGTCCTTGAAATCATTCCCCTCGGCGGTATCGGCGAGTTCGGGATGAACTGTACTCTGCTGCGTTACGGCGACGAGATGCTCGTGCTTGACGCAGGTATGGGTTTTCCCGAAGAGAGCGTCTACGGCGTCGATATCTGCATTCCCGATTTCGAAATCCTTGAGCAGTACCGGCAGGAGATCACGGCCGTCATCCTCACGCACGGTCACGAAGATCACCTGGGCGCGCTGCCTTATGTCCTGAAGAAGATCAACGTTCCGGTTTACGCTTCGCACTTCACCCTCGGGTTAGCCGAAAGCAAGCTGCACGAGCACGGCCTGCTCAACGACGTGCTGCTGCATCGCGTCGAACCGCGCGACGTAGTCACGATTGGATCGTTCACGATTGAATTCATTCGCGCTTCGCATTCGCTTATCGATTGTTTTCATCTCGCCATCAAAACGCCCGTCGGCACCATCATTCACACGGGTGATTACAAAGTTGACGAGACGCCGGTCATCGGCGAACCGATAGATCTACGAACCCTCCGGCGATATGGTCAGGAAGGCGTGCTCGCGCTGCTTTCCGATTCGACGAACGCGACCGTGCCCGGCAGGACTCCTTCTGAACGCGCGGTAATTCCGGCCTTTGAAGAGATTTTCGCCGAAGCCCAGGGGCGCATCATTGTGGCCGCCTTCGCCTCGTCGATTCATCGGCTTCAGATCGTGTTCGATGTGGCGCAGCAGTTCGATCGCAAGGTATGCGTGCTTGGACGCTCGATGCAGAAGAACGTGGAGATCGCCGAGCGGCTCGGTTACCTGGATCTTCACGACGGCATGCTCATCAGCCTCAACGATGCCAAGAATCTTCCAGACAATGAAATTGTTTTGCTCGTGACCGGCTCGCAAGCTGAACCGCGGGCGGCCCTCTATCAAATGGCCACGCAGCTTTACAAAGGCATCACCATTGAAGAGGGCGATACGGTGGTGCTTTCGGCGCGCATCATTCCCGGAAACGAACGCGCGATTTCGAAACTGATCGGTCACATCTACAAGCGCGGCGCGAACATCATTGAAGAGAAGCGGCGTCTGATTCACGTCAGCGGCCACGCTTCGCAGGACGACATCCGCATCATGACTGAAGCAGTGCGGCCGAAATTTGTCGTGCCGATTCACGGCGAATATCGCATGCTGTTTCGCCACAAAGAGTTCGTCAAGAACCATCTCGGTTATGCCGAAGAGAACATCGTGCTTATTGAAAACGGCGATGTGCTCGAGCTGGATGGCGAGCGCGCGGTGATCACCGACAAGAAAGAGATCCGGCGGACATTCATCGATGATTCGGGCTTTGAAGAAATTGAATACGATACGGTGCGCGAGCGGAAGAAGCTGGCGTACGAAGGCATGATCACGCTTGTCGTGGTCATCAATCGCGAAACCGGAGAATTGCGGTCACCGCCGCAGATCATCGCGCAGGGCGTGCGCGGTTTCGAATCGTCGAACGGAATGACCGAAGATGCGCAGCGCGTAGTGACGGCGGCGCTGGCCGGCGCGTCGAAACAAACATTCCAGGACGCATCGCTTCTAAAAGAGCACGTGCGGGTGGAATTGAAGCGCTTCATTCAGAAAGAAACGGGCGCGAGACCTGTGATTGTGCCGGTGATTCAGCAAGTCTAA
- a CDS encoding GNAT family N-acetyltransferase: MLVNLLKLPPLQPLLDEMSAAGVNIRRAQPFELTLVRQFIEQNFSVGWADEVSVGFAHKPVTVYVATRDAAVIGFAGYECTRKAFFGPTGVDARERGRGVGQALLVAALWGLRELGYVYGIIGHAGPINFYQDAVGAVVIPDSDPGIYTDLLKQVL, translated from the coding sequence ATGTTGGTAAATCTGCTGAAGCTGCCGCCGCTTCAGCCGTTACTCGATGAGATGAGCGCAGCCGGCGTCAACATTCGTCGTGCGCAACCTTTCGAGCTCACCCTGGTTCGCCAATTTATCGAACAGAATTTTTCGGTGGGCTGGGCTGATGAAGTGTCCGTCGGCTTCGCGCACAAGCCTGTCACGGTTTACGTTGCCACGCGCGACGCGGCCGTGATTGGTTTTGCCGGATACGAGTGCACCCGCAAGGCGTTCTTCGGGCCGACGGGCGTGGATGCGCGGGAACGCGGCCGCGGCGTTGGCCAGGCTTTGTTGGTTGCCGCGCTGTGGGGCCTGCGCGAACTGGGTTACGTTTACGGAATCATCGGTCATGCGGGTCCGATTAATTTTTACCAGGACGCCGTCGGCGCAGTTGTAATTCCCGACAGCGATCCCGGAATCTATACCGATCTGTTGAAGCAAGTTTTATAG
- a CDS encoding aspartyl protease family protein: protein MRLRRSAWYVVARMGLVSGHVTLKNPRLPDLAPLEVEALVDSGATHLCISEHVQLQLELQPIDTKEVTLANGSRTCVPYVGPIELRFKNRVGFAGALVMGDQVLLGAIPMEDMDLVVIPRTRTLDINPDSPNFASSIAKSGQLGSASWRTAARV, encoded by the coding sequence ATGCGTCTTCGCCGCTCCGCGTGGTATGTTGTGGCCAGAATGGGACTCGTTAGCGGCCATGTAACCCTCAAAAACCCAAGGCTGCCGGATCTCGCTCCGCTCGAAGTCGAGGCTCTGGTAGACTCAGGAGCAACACATCTTTGCATTTCCGAACATGTGCAGCTTCAACTTGAGCTGCAGCCAATCGATACAAAAGAAGTGACACTGGCTAATGGCTCGAGAACGTGCGTGCCTTACGTCGGGCCGATTGAATTGCGCTTTAAGAATCGGGTGGGTTTTGCTGGCGCATTAGTAATGGGCGATCAGGTTTTGCTCGGGGCGATACCGATGGAGGATATGGACTTGGTCGTTATTCCCAGAACGCGGACGCTCGACATAAACCCAGACAGCCCCAACTTCGCATCGTCGATCGCAAAATCGGGCCAGCTCGGTTCCGCAAGCTGGCGAACAGCAGCCCGCGTCTGA
- the rsmA gene encoding 16S rRNA (adenine(1518)-N(6)/adenine(1519)-N(6))-dimethyltransferase RsmA: MQQTNPSPKRRFGQNFLVDKNVVSRIIDAVQPKSDETIIEIGPGRGALTDRLLESGARVLAIEFDRSLIPQLREQFKDYANFTLIEADALTVDFCRLIQPARAARVVANLPYNIGTAILQRLIEQRACITEMFLMLQREVADRITATTDSSERGYLSVFVEAYCHAEKFFDVPARAFRPVPKVVSTVVRLRVRERIAADVKDESLLWQVVSAGFAHPRKTILNNLREAPAPIQELLTKRGGASIVLCDAGIPPLRRAETLAIEEWAVLVNAIIQPGECK; the protein is encoded by the coding sequence ATGCAACAAACAAATCCTTCTCCCAAGCGCCGTTTCGGACAAAACTTCCTCGTTGACAAGAATGTCGTCAGCCGCATCATCGACGCGGTGCAACCGAAATCCGACGAAACCATTATTGAGATCGGTCCGGGTCGGGGCGCGCTGACCGATCGCTTACTCGAAAGCGGCGCGCGCGTTCTAGCGATCGAATTTGATCGAAGTCTGATTCCGCAGCTCCGTGAGCAGTTCAAAGACTATGCGAATTTCACCCTGATCGAAGCAGACGCGCTGACGGTAGACTTCTGCCGGCTTATCCAACCCGCACGAGCAGCGCGCGTAGTAGCGAACCTTCCCTACAACATCGGCACGGCGATTCTCCAGAGACTAATCGAACAACGCGCCTGCATCACGGAAATGTTTCTGATGCTGCAACGCGAAGTCGCCGATCGCATTACGGCGACAACTGATTCGTCTGAGCGCGGCTATCTTTCAGTTTTTGTTGAAGCCTATTGCCACGCGGAAAAATTCTTCGACGTGCCGGCACGCGCTTTTCGGCCTGTCCCGAAGGTAGTGAGCACGGTGGTTCGTCTTCGGGTTCGCGAACGGATCGCCGCGGACGTAAAAGACGAATCGTTATTGTGGCAAGTGGTCAGTGCCGGGTTCGCGCATCCACGCAAGACCATTCTCAATAATCTGCGCGAGGCGCCTGCGCCGATTCAGGAGTTGCTTACAAAACGCGGCGGCGCGAGCATCGTTCTGTGCGACGCCGGCATTCCACCGCTGCGTCGCGCGGAAACATTGGCTATTGAAGAATGGGCGGTGCTGGTGAATGCGATCATTCAACCAGGTGAATGTAAATAG
- the ribD gene encoding bifunctional diaminohydroxyphosphoribosylaminopyrimidine deaminase/5-amino-6-(5-phosphoribosylamino)uracil reductase RibD — protein sequence MAKLPPTRHNHVALSPDSRLQSIDFDRRMMQRALELAAQGTGLVSPGPLVGCVIADDRQQIIGEGFYAFDDVKHAETIALEQAGERGRGATAYISLEPHAHQGRTPPCTDALIKAGIRRVVAPIDDPNPKVSGRGFAHLREAGIEVKTGLLAEGATRLNEAYIHFMRTGRPFVHLKMAVSLDGKVATATGDSRWITGEVARARVHELRHQSDAIMVGGRTARTDDPLLTDRSGKKRRRPIVRVVVEQFLRVSPESRLAQTSNEAPVIVFASGEAKEDSLTALQSHGVEVVAGGSVLDLERIMTELGARSIQSVLVEGGPSLAALLLEANLVNKVTFFVAPMLIGGQDAPSAIAGAGAESIADAMRLQDVEVRPHGDDVEITGYPKHGQ from the coding sequence TTGGCAAAGCTCCCGCCGACGCGGCACAATCACGTCGCTTTGTCGCCAGACTCCAGACTCCAATCCATCGATTTCGACCGACGCATGATGCAGCGCGCGCTTGAGCTCGCCGCGCAGGGAACTGGACTGGTTAGTCCGGGACCCCTGGTTGGTTGCGTCATCGCCGACGACCGCCAGCAAATCATCGGCGAAGGCTTCTACGCGTTCGACGATGTCAAACATGCTGAGACAATCGCGCTCGAACAAGCTGGTGAACGCGGTCGTGGGGCGACGGCTTACATTTCTTTAGAGCCGCATGCCCATCAGGGCCGTACGCCGCCGTGCACTGATGCTTTGATCAAAGCCGGCATCAGACGCGTCGTCGCGCCCATCGACGATCCGAATCCAAAAGTTTCGGGGCGCGGCTTTGCTCATTTGCGCGAAGCCGGCATTGAAGTCAAAACGGGGCTGCTGGCGGAAGGAGCCACGCGGCTCAATGAAGCCTATATTCATTTCATGCGCACCGGCCGGCCGTTCGTGCACCTGAAAATGGCCGTGTCACTGGATGGAAAAGTCGCGACCGCGACGGGCGATTCGCGTTGGATTACCGGCGAGGTTGCGCGGGCGCGCGTGCATGAGTTGCGTCATCAGTCAGACGCGATCATGGTCGGCGGACGCACCGCGCGCACCGACGATCCGCTGCTCACGGATCGTTCAGGAAAGAAAAGGCGACGGCCGATCGTCCGGGTGGTGGTCGAACAGTTCCTGCGCGTCTCTCCCGAATCGCGGCTGGCGCAGACGAGTAATGAAGCGCCGGTCATCGTTTTTGCCAGCGGGGAAGCGAAAGAGGATTCACTTACGGCGCTTCAGTCGCACGGCGTAGAAGTCGTTGCCGGAGGATCTGTGCTCGACCTCGAGCGCATCATGACGGAACTCGGCGCGCGATCGATTCAAAGCGTACTGGTTGAGGGTGGCCCGTCACTCGCGGCGTTACTTCTCGAAGCGAACCTGGTTAACAAAGTGACGTTCTTCGTCGCGCCGATGTTGATCGGGGGGCAGGACGCGCCGTCAGCGATCGCCGGCGCGGGAGCCGAGAGTATTGCTGACGCGATGCGGCTGCAGGACGTTGAGGTTCGGCCACATGGCGACGACGTCGAAATCACCGGTTATCCAAAACACGGGCAGTAG
- a CDS encoding helix-turn-helix transcriptional regulator has protein sequence MTNKTRVNTAELGSAIRRRREQHGLSLRDVADETGVSASTLSRIENGTGKPDADNIARLAAWLDMPIERVMHHGHRAASDPNPVVYYPHESTPEIVEAHLRADRQLTPQTAKALSELFRVAYAQFSQTEGKPARKRG, from the coding sequence ATGACTAATAAGACCCGAGTCAACACCGCCGAACTGGGCAGTGCCATCCGGCGCCGTCGGGAACAGCACGGACTCAGTCTGCGCGATGTCGCTGATGAAACGGGCGTTTCGGCTTCTACTCTGTCGCGGATTGAAAACGGCACAGGCAAACCCGACGCCGATAACATCGCCCGGCTCGCCGCGTGGCTGGACATGCCAATTGAACGCGTCATGCACCACGGCCATCGTGCCGCCAGCGATCCGAACCCGGTCGTCTACTATCCGCACGAATCGACGCCTGAGATCGTTGAGGCGCACCTGCGCGCGGATCGGCAACTGACACCGCAAACGGCAAAAGCTCTTTCGGAGCTATTCCGCGTCGCGTACGCGCAGTTCAGTCAGACTGAAGGTAAACCGGCGCGTAAACGCGGCTAG
- a CDS encoding S41 family peptidase produces MKHKISVALATLILLAVIMPGFVLAQPRSSGNTTGKTVAPPAARSRRVNTPGSNPTAITQDFQEALAVIRQNYIDGNKLDYNDVYKSSIFGMLRSLDPHSNYFDRQEFEDMLSDQRSEYYGIGASILNYAIGNSVDTYISATFKDSPASRAGLRYGDRIDAVDGVTMHGKGSAEVRDKIRGPRGTRVVLTVTRASSGKQEGVEIIRNAVPQPSVPDAYFIRPGVGYIDMTRGFNSDTDDGLQAALEYLHSQGMTSLVLDLRNNPGGLLDQAIYVARTFLPAGQIIMSQKGRHGMNDRIYTSNKTNPDRVPLVILINEYSASASEIVAGAVQDHDRGLIVGQTSFGKGLVQTIIRLDHGAGMTLTSAYYYTPSGRLIQRDFSDGSWYNYIYRGGIARDNAPIQPTGPAMRTDTGRTVYGGGGITPDEKVNPDLVNAAQNRLRSPIFFFAREVASGRVAGFEKFKVDRAIDYDHVIDADDFPSSNEFYQAFRNYVAKDENFKALLPTVDRNRQFVESQLRYNLAMASYGTVTATQVLMRHDSQVAKAVEVLPRARDLAMAAMRARTTQP; encoded by the coding sequence GTGAAGCACAAGATTTCTGTAGCACTCGCAACCCTAATTCTGTTGGCGGTCATTATGCCAGGCTTCGTGCTGGCGCAGCCTCGCTCTTCCGGTAACACAACCGGCAAGACCGTGGCGCCCCCAGCCGCGCGCAGCCGGCGCGTCAACACGCCCGGCTCCAACCCAACTGCGATTACCCAGGATTTTCAGGAAGCACTCGCAGTCATCCGGCAAAACTATATTGACGGCAATAAGCTGGACTACAACGACGTCTACAAGTCTTCGATCTTTGGCATGCTGAGGTCGCTTGACCCGCACTCAAATTATTTCGACCGCCAGGAATTCGAAGACATGTTGAGCGATCAGCGCAGCGAGTACTACGGCATCGGCGCCTCAATCTTGAACTACGCGATCGGCAATTCGGTAGACACGTACATCAGTGCGACTTTCAAGGATTCGCCGGCGTCCCGCGCGGGACTGCGTTACGGTGATCGGATTGACGCGGTTGATGGGGTCACGATGCACGGCAAGGGATCCGCCGAAGTGCGCGACAAGATTCGCGGCCCGCGCGGCACTCGCGTGGTGCTGACGGTCACACGCGCGTCAAGCGGAAAGCAGGAAGGCGTCGAAATTATTCGCAACGCGGTGCCACAGCCTTCCGTGCCTGATGCTTACTTCATTCGACCGGGTGTGGGCTACATCGACATGACGCGCGGGTTCAACTCGGACACCGATGACGGCTTGCAAGCAGCCCTCGAGTACCTCCATTCGCAGGGTATGACGTCGCTGGTGCTGGATCTGCGAAACAATCCGGGTGGCTTGCTCGATCAGGCAATCTACGTTGCGCGTACATTCCTGCCGGCCGGACAGATCATCATGTCGCAGAAAGGCCGCCACGGCATGAACGATCGCATCTACACTTCAAACAAAACGAATCCGGATCGCGTGCCGCTGGTGATTCTCATCAACGAGTACAGCGCGTCAGCGTCCGAGATCGTGGCCGGCGCGGTTCAGGATCACGATCGTGGATTGATCGTGGGCCAGACCAGCTTTGGCAAGGGGCTGGTGCAGACGATTATTCGGCTGGATCATGGCGCGGGAATGACGCTCACTTCAGCGTATTACTACACACCTTCCGGGCGCCTGATTCAACGCGATTTCTCGGACGGCAGCTGGTACAACTACATCTATCGGGGTGGCATTGCGCGCGACAACGCCCCGATTCAGCCGACCGGCCCGGCCATGCGCACCGACACGGGCCGCACCGTGTACGGTGGCGGTGGAATTACGCCGGACGAAAAGGTGAATCCCGACCTGGTGAACGCGGCTCAAAACCGTTTGCGCAGCCCGATATTCTTTTTCGCGCGCGAAGTCGCGAGCGGCCGCGTGGCGGGCTTTGAGAAATTCAAAGTCGATCGCGCGATCGATTACGACCACGTGATCGACGCAGATGATTTTCCGTCTTCGAACGAGTTCTACCAGGCGTTCCGGAACTACGTCGCGAAAGACGAGAACTTCAAAGCGTTGCTTCCCACCGTCGATCGGAACCGGCAGTTTGTCGAGAGTCAGTTGCGTTACAACCTGGCGATGGCTTCCTACGGAACGGTCACCGCGACGCAAGTTCTGATGAGACATGACAGTCAGGTGGCGAAAGCCGTCGAGGTTCTGCCGCGAGCACGCGACCTGGCCATGGCCGCGATGCGAGCGCGCACCACGCAACCTTAA
- a CDS encoding FHA domain-containing serine/threonine-protein kinase, with the protein MRVTLRVLAGPYNGQEFVFDQHDTFLIGRSENAHLYLPEDRFFSRHHCLLEIAPPRCFLRDLGSTNGTFVNGDRVQEVFLKSGDRLQGGQTVLEVDVQVEKQALDAEAPTLTKPLEITIECVNCGRRECVQGSATNEPMTFICEECREELKRQPQPVPGYEMIKMLGRGGMGCVMLARNEQTGGAVAIKTLLPEVAVTDQALRRFMREIDVAAALDHPNIVRYIESGTHNGAVYLVTEYVEGSDAARLADSRGGRMPYKEAINVITQSLDALAYAHGQGYIHRDIKESNILLTGAAPNYIAKLTDFGLAKSFTNTGMSGITMAGDMAGTFAYMPPEQIKDFRNVKPTSDIYALGMTAYSLLAGDTALDVGPSGDMAAMVRAIFEGQIVPLRRRAPEVPERAAEVIERALAKDPAHRWQSAAAMRTALMHVA; encoded by the coding sequence ATGCGTGTCACGCTTCGAGTTCTGGCCGGCCCGTACAACGGGCAGGAGTTTGTTTTCGATCAGCACGATACGTTTCTGATCGGGCGCAGCGAAAACGCCCACCTTTATCTTCCGGAAGATCGCTTCTTTTCCCGCCATCATTGCTTGCTCGAAATCGCGCCACCACGTTGCTTCCTGCGCGACCTCGGCTCGACCAACGGAACGTTCGTCAACGGCGACCGGGTCCAGGAAGTTTTTCTGAAAAGCGGTGATCGGCTTCAAGGCGGCCAGACCGTTCTCGAAGTCGATGTGCAAGTCGAGAAGCAAGCGCTGGATGCTGAGGCGCCCACGCTCACCAAGCCTCTCGAAATCACTATTGAATGCGTCAATTGCGGCCGGCGCGAATGTGTCCAGGGCTCAGCCACGAACGAGCCGATGACTTTTATCTGTGAAGAGTGCCGTGAAGAGCTGAAGCGTCAGCCACAACCCGTTCCCGGCTACGAGATGATCAAGATGCTTGGGCGCGGTGGCATGGGATGCGTGATGCTGGCGCGGAATGAACAGACGGGCGGAGCGGTCGCCATCAAAACTTTGCTGCCGGAGGTTGCCGTCACTGATCAAGCCCTGCGTCGCTTCATGCGCGAGATTGACGTGGCCGCGGCGCTCGACCATCCCAACATCGTGCGTTACATCGAGAGCGGAACTCACAATGGCGCGGTGTATCTGGTCACGGAATATGTCGAAGGCTCTGACGCCGCGCGACTGGCCGATTCGCGGGGCGGACGCATGCCGTACAAAGAGGCCATCAATGTCATCACCCAGTCGCTGGACGCCCTGGCCTACGCGCACGGCCAGGGTTACATCCATCGTGACATCAAAGAGTCGAACATTCTCCTGACGGGCGCGGCCCCAAACTATATCGCCAAGTTGACGGACTTTGGTCTCGCGAAGAGCTTCACCAACACCGGCATGAGCGGAATCACAATGGCCGGAGACATGGCGGGGACTTTCGCCTACATGCCGCCGGAGCAAATCAAAGACTTCCGTAACGTCAAACCAACCTCGGATATCTATGCCCTCGGCATGACGGCGTATAGCCTGCTCGCCGGCGACACTGCCCTGGACGTCGGCCCTTCAGGCGACATGGCCGCGATGGTCCGCGCTATTTTTGAAGGCCAGATAGTGCCTTTGCGCCGCCGCGCGCCCGAAGTCCCGGAACGGGCGGCCGAAGTGATCGAGCGCGCTTTGGCAAAAGATCCTGCTCATCGCTGGCAATCCGCCGCGGCTATGCGGACGGCCCTGATGCATGTGGCCTAA
- a CDS encoding protein kinase, producing MRECPRCERCYDDEVLLCPDDQAKTKLTLPGTTLLNARYRLEKRLGRGAMGQVYVARDENLITRRVAVKTIRPDVLSDEDLQEGEAIARFEREARTAASVQHPNVIGVTDFGKSEEGVFFLVMEYVEGESLYQLLRREGTIPVQRALTFLRQTCAGVEAAHDEGILHRDLKPANIFIVQKKKKDGSTLAGDDIVKVGDFGLAKIISQSLAGITSGSGPASRGILGTPEYMAPEQMHAGAVLDARADVYALGAIAYHMLGGRPPFTGEIMQIFAQKLTQETPALSTLRSDIPSAVEKAVMHALTKDADARSATVAEWFHEFDQAVGSASIQEEEEGETRVVVMAPAGAEVYVDDERHGSVGRSGRLILSSIPPGQHVLRIAHAGDKDDERVIEIRRDAEEQIIQAQFKSAASSGLSPSKGGSLGSVSGVDIKAPQIVSCTKCGSRFAAGAKFCGRCGSTSFDVVTAESSGRPSPPRRITPSPSLNRPIPPGPSSSIRCTRCGVDQPAGTKFCGKCGASLGGAQIAWSAAPRPVEVLCPGCGVTYPSGTKFCGRCGRTL from the coding sequence ATGCGCGAATGTCCCCGCTGCGAACGCTGTTACGACGACGAAGTACTCCTCTGTCCTGACGATCAAGCGAAAACCAAGCTCACTCTTCCAGGCACCACGCTGCTGAATGCGCGGTATCGATTGGAGAAGCGTCTGGGCCGCGGCGCGATGGGCCAGGTGTACGTCGCGCGTGATGAGAACCTGATCACGCGCCGCGTAGCGGTCAAAACAATTCGGCCGGACGTTCTGTCTGATGAAGACTTGCAGGAAGGCGAAGCGATCGCGCGTTTTGAACGTGAAGCGCGCACCGCCGCGTCCGTACAGCATCCGAATGTGATCGGCGTCACGGACTTTGGCAAAAGCGAGGAAGGCGTCTTCTTTCTCGTGATGGAATACGTTGAAGGCGAGTCTCTCTATCAACTGCTGCGGCGCGAAGGCACGATTCCGGTGCAGCGCGCGCTGACGTTTTTGCGGCAGACCTGTGCCGGAGTTGAAGCAGCCCACGACGAAGGCATTCTCCATCGCGACCTTAAACCCGCAAACATCTTCATCGTGCAAAAGAAAAAGAAAGACGGCAGCACGCTCGCGGGCGATGACATCGTCAAAGTTGGGGATTTCGGCCTCGCTAAAATTATTAGTCAGAGTCTCGCCGGAATCACTTCGGGTTCAGGGCCGGCTTCGCGCGGAATTCTCGGCACGCCTGAATACATGGCCCCCGAACAGATGCATGCGGGCGCCGTGCTCGACGCGCGCGCTGATGTTTATGCACTCGGCGCGATCGCCTATCACATGCTGGGCGGCCGTCCGCCATTCACCGGCGAGATCATGCAGATCTTCGCGCAGAAGCTGACGCAGGAAACGCCGGCGCTGAGTACTCTGCGTTCGGACATTCCGAGCGCGGTCGAAAAAGCCGTCATGCACGCGCTAACTAAGGACGCTGATGCGCGCTCGGCCACTGTTGCCGAATGGTTTCACGAATTCGATCAGGCCGTCGGCAGCGCCTCGATTCAGGAAGAGGAAGAAGGAGAAACGCGCGTTGTGGTCATGGCGCCGGCGGGTGCGGAGGTTTACGTGGATGACGAGCGCCACGGCAGCGTCGGTCGTTCGGGGCGCTTGATTCTCAGTTCAATACCGCCGGGACAGCACGTGCTGCGCATTGCGCACGCGGGGGACAAAGACGACGAACGCGTAATCGAGATTCGCCGGGACGCCGAGGAGCAAATCATTCAGGCCCAGTTTAAGTCCGCCGCGTCCAGCGGACTGTCCCCATCAAAAGGTGGGAGTCTCGGCAGCGTATCGGGTGTGGACATCAAGGCGCCGCAAATTGTGTCGTGCACAAAATGCGGCTCGCGATTCGCGGCGGGAGCAAAATTCTGCGGACGTTGCGGCAGCACGTCGTTCGATGTAGTGACGGCCGAGAGTAGCGGACGGCCGTCTCCGCCCCGACGCATCACTCCAAGCCCGAGTCTGAACCGTCCCATCCCACCTGGCCCGAGCAGCAGCATTCGTTGCACGCGCTGCGGCGTCGATCAACCTGCCGGTACAAAGTTCTGCGGCAAATGCGGCGCGTCACTTGGCGGCGCACAAATCGCGTGGTCAGCGGCGCCGCGACCGGTGGAAGTGCTGTGCCCGGGTTGCGGCGTCACCTATCCTTCCGGCACAAAATTCTGCGGCCGCTGCGGACGGACACTTTGA